A stretch of DNA from Candidatus Neomarinimicrobiota bacterium:
ACGGTAATAGATTCCGCACTATAACTTTTTGCTGCAGGATTTGTTTGATTATCACTCATGTAAACTTGATATCCTTAACTACGGTTTTTGCTAATGCTTCATTAACACTGTTTATTAAATTGCTTTTCATAAATACGAGTTCGTTGCGCCAAACCGGAGAGCTGACTTTCACAAATAGAACACCGTTTTCTATGCGTTCAGCTTCACTAATTTGGGCGATTCTCTCACCAACGATCTCAGCCCAGCGAGAGACGGCCATATTCTGCTGGATCGCTTTATTAATACCCAGATCATTAAAGAGTTGGGTAAATACATTTCCAATACGTTGTGCCTTAGCCATTGGCCTGCATCTTTCCTGCATCAATAATTTGCAGGGTATCT
This window harbors:
- a CDS encoding DUF721 domain-containing protein produces the protein MAKAQRIGNVFTQLFNDLGINKAIQQNMAVSRWAEIVGERIAQISEAERIENGVLFVKVSSPVWRNELVFMKSNLINSVNEALAKTVVKDIKFT